The Deltaproteobacteria bacterium sequence CTTTCGAACCCATGTCGATAAAGGCAAACCCCTTCGACTGTCCAGTGGCGCGATCATTCACGATACTGACCGAGGTCACTTTCCCAGCCTGGGCGAACACCTTCTCGAGATCGGACGTGCTCGCATTGTACGGGAGATTGCCGACAAATAACCGGACGCCACTGCCACCGAAGCTGCGTGGCGGACCTGAAGACGGCGGGGGACGATCTCCGCTCGGGCGCACGAACGCCGGACGGTCCGCATTCCGTCGCGCCGACGCGGCGGCATCGCGTCCAGCACCAGCTTCGTTCACCGTCAGGGTTTGACCGTCAACAACCGAGCCGTGGAGAGTGGTAATGGCAATGCGGGCCGCATCGGCCGATTCCATTTCGACGAAACCGAAACCGCGGGAACGGCCAGTAGTGGGGTCGGTGATCAGCTCGGCAGACACGAGCGTGCCAAAAGGTAGGAACAAATCCTCGAGTTCGGGAAAACACAGCCGCGGCGGTAAATTGCCGACATACAGACGAGCGCTCAATGAAACCTCCAACACGGCGGAAAAAAGGGAAACTCTTCTTCACTTTTTCGCCGCCGCTGTTCAGCAAACATTACGCCGCGCGGGGTTGCGCGCGGCAGGGTACTACACACGAATAGCCATGACCGCCGAATGGGGCTGCCTACCAACGACGGTCGCGATCGCGATCACGGTCCCCGCCACCACGCTGAAAGCCACCGCGACCGCCGCCGCCCGCGCGCGGTTCTTGCGGTTTGGCTTGATTGACCGTCAACGGACGCCCCTGCATGTCGTGCCCGTTAAAGCGCTCGATCGCCGCTTCGGCTTCGTCCGTATTGGTCATTTCGACGAAGCCGAACCCGCGCGAACGGCTGGTAAATTTGTCCACAATCACATTGGCCGATGCGACTTCGCCGACTTGCCCGAAGAGCGCCATCAGGTCTGCGTCTGTTGTGTTGAACGGCAGATTGCCAACAAAAAGCTTCATTGCCATCGTCCACCTCCGTGGAGTATCGAAACAAAAGGCCCCTGCAACCCATGAGTGGGTTCCAGGGGCCTCGTCATTTTCGAACCAACTCACTCCAACGACCGGTACAATCCGGATACGAACTGCTTGCGGGGGACACTAGCAAACTCTCTTGCCGAACACAACAGAAACCCACTCCGGCAACGGAGGAACGCGCAACCGAGGACAAAGAGCAAAAGAACACTCTCCCGTCATTCCTCCCCGCTCTTGTCCGCATCTGCCGCACAGCTCAGCACAGCGCGACGTAACGCCTCGCGATCGAACCCTTTCCCAATGAACACCACATGCTCTGGCGGCTCGGGCAGAAGATCGATCCACTCGATAGCGAAGTCGCCTAACACCGACTGGAACATCCACTGTTCGTTCGAGTCCATGAAACGGACAAAGCCTTTCGCGCGCCAAACCGTTGGCGGCAAAGTCCGCATCACGGTCTCGAAACGTGCGCGGACGAGCGGCGTCGCACACAGCAGGGTGAGCGTATGGAA is a genomic window containing:
- a CDS encoding RNA-binding protein, encoding MAMKLFVGNLPFNTTDADLMALFGQVGEVASANVIVDKFTSRSRGFGFVEMTNTDEAEAAIERFNGHDMQGRPLTVNQAKPQEPRAGGGGRGGFQRGGGDRDRDRDRRW